In one Populus nigra chromosome 12, ddPopNigr1.1, whole genome shotgun sequence genomic region, the following are encoded:
- the LOC133670012 gene encoding binding partner of ACD11 1-like isoform X1 encodes MQTRTVEVRNVSDLASEREVHEFFSFSGEIENIHIQRDNGQSKTAFVTFKDPKALEIALLLSGATIVDQIVAITPVENYVPNHEPQEVRNMDIAIHVVPSEDFSSNVEQGKTSPSGSGRVYVSRAQEVVTSMLAKGSAIGQDAMNKAKAFDEKHRLSANASEKVISFDRRVGLTEKLTVGISVVNEKVKSVDQRLHVSDKTMAAIFAAERKINDTGSAVKSSRYVSAGTAWLNGAFSKVAKAGQVAGTKTRAKFNLAVSNLTAKESPIAV; translated from the exons ATGCAG ACAAGAACAGTAGAAGTGAGGAATGTATCAGATCTTGCTAGTGAGAGAGAAGTTCACGAGTTCTTCTCCTTCTCTGGCGAAATCGAAAACATTCACATCCAACG TGACAATGGGCAATCAAAGACTGCATTTGTTACCTTCAAAGATCCTAAAGCACTTGAAATTGCCTTGTTGTTATCG GGAGCAACTATAGTTGACCAGATAGTGGCTATAACTCCTGTGGAAAATTATGTACCAAATCATGAGCCACAG GAAGTAAGGAATATGGACATCGCTATACATGTAGTTCCTTCTGAAGACTTCTCATCAAATGttgag CAGGGGAAAACTAGCCCTTCAGGCAGCGGAAGAGTCTATGTCAGTAGAGCACAAGAAGTTGTCACAAGTATGCTAGCAAAAGGTTCAGCTATTGGCCAAGATGCAATGAATAAGGCCAAGGCATTTGATGAGAAACATCGCTTGAGTGCCAATGCATCTGAGAAGGTAATTTCATTTGATCGAAGAGTTGGGCTAACAGAGAAATTGACTGTTGGAATTTCGGTAGTTAACGAGAAAGTGAAGTCTGTTGACCAAAGGCTTCATGTATCGGATAAAACAATGGCAGCGATATTTGCAGCTGAAAGGAAGATAAATGACACAGGATCAGCTGTAAAATCAAGCAG GTATGTGAGTGCTGGGACAGCATGGCTAAATGGTGCCTTTAGCAAGGTAGCGAAGGCTGGGCAGGTTGCTGGTACAAAAACAAGAGCAAAGTTCAATTTGGCTGTTTCGAATTTGACTGCTAAG GAATCTCCGATCGCTGTATGA
- the LOC133670012 gene encoding binding partner of ACD11 1-like isoform X2 produces the protein MQTRTVEVRNVSDLASEREVHEFFSFSGEIENIHIQRDNGQSKTAFVTFKDPKALEIALLLSGATIVDQIVAITPVENYVPNHEPQEVRNMDIAIHVVPSEDFSSNVEQGKTSPSGSGRVYVSRAQEVVTSMLAKGSAIGQDAMNKAKAFDEKHRLSANASEKVISFDRRVGLTEKLTVGISVVNEKVKSVDQRLHVSDKTMAAIFAAERKINDTGSAVKSSRYVSAGTAWLNGAFSKVAKAGQVAGTKTRAKFNLAVSNLTAKESPIAV, from the exons ATGCAGACAAGAACAGTAGAAGTGAGGAATGTATCAGATCTTGCTAGTGAGAGAGAAGTTCACGAGTTCTTCTCCTTCTCTGGCGAAATCGAAAACATTCACATCCAACG TGACAATGGGCAATCAAAGACTGCATTTGTTACCTTCAAAGATCCTAAAGCACTTGAAATTGCCTTGTTGTTATCG GGAGCAACTATAGTTGACCAGATAGTGGCTATAACTCCTGTGGAAAATTATGTACCAAATCATGAGCCACAG GAAGTAAGGAATATGGACATCGCTATACATGTAGTTCCTTCTGAAGACTTCTCATCAAATGttgag CAGGGGAAAACTAGCCCTTCAGGCAGCGGAAGAGTCTATGTCAGTAGAGCACAAGAAGTTGTCACAAGTATGCTAGCAAAAGGTTCAGCTATTGGCCAAGATGCAATGAATAAGGCCAAGGCATTTGATGAGAAACATCGCTTGAGTGCCAATGCATCTGAGAAGGTAATTTCATTTGATCGAAGAGTTGGGCTAACAGAGAAATTGACTGTTGGAATTTCGGTAGTTAACGAGAAAGTGAAGTCTGTTGACCAAAGGCTTCATGTATCGGATAAAACAATGGCAGCGATATTTGCAGCTGAAAGGAAGATAAATGACACAGGATCAGCTGTAAAATCAAGCAG GTATGTGAGTGCTGGGACAGCATGGCTAAATGGTGCCTTTAGCAAGGTAGCGAAGGCTGGGCAGGTTGCTGGTACAAAAACAAGAGCAAAGTTCAATTTGGCTGTTTCGAATTTGACTGCTAAG GAATCTCCGATCGCTGTATGA
- the LOC133670012 gene encoding binding partner of ACD11 1-like isoform X4, protein MQTRTVEVRNVSDLASEREVHEFFSFSGEIENIHIQRDNGQSKTAFVTFKDPKALEIALLLSGATIVDQIVAITPVENYVPNHEPQEVRNMDIAIHVVPSEDFSSNVEGKTSPSGSGRVYVSRAQEVVTSMLAKGSAIGQDAMNKAKAFDEKHRLSANASEKVISFDRRVGLTEKLTVGISVVNEKVKSVDQRLHVSDKTMAAIFAAERKINDTGSAVKSSRYVSAGTAWLNGAFSKVAKAGQVAGTKTRAKFNLAVSNLTAKESPIAV, encoded by the exons ATGCAGACAAGAACAGTAGAAGTGAGGAATGTATCAGATCTTGCTAGTGAGAGAGAAGTTCACGAGTTCTTCTCCTTCTCTGGCGAAATCGAAAACATTCACATCCAACG TGACAATGGGCAATCAAAGACTGCATTTGTTACCTTCAAAGATCCTAAAGCACTTGAAATTGCCTTGTTGTTATCG GGAGCAACTATAGTTGACCAGATAGTGGCTATAACTCCTGTGGAAAATTATGTACCAAATCATGAGCCACAG GAAGTAAGGAATATGGACATCGCTATACATGTAGTTCCTTCTGAAGACTTCTCATCAAATGttgag GGGAAAACTAGCCCTTCAGGCAGCGGAAGAGTCTATGTCAGTAGAGCACAAGAAGTTGTCACAAGTATGCTAGCAAAAGGTTCAGCTATTGGCCAAGATGCAATGAATAAGGCCAAGGCATTTGATGAGAAACATCGCTTGAGTGCCAATGCATCTGAGAAGGTAATTTCATTTGATCGAAGAGTTGGGCTAACAGAGAAATTGACTGTTGGAATTTCGGTAGTTAACGAGAAAGTGAAGTCTGTTGACCAAAGGCTTCATGTATCGGATAAAACAATGGCAGCGATATTTGCAGCTGAAAGGAAGATAAATGACACAGGATCAGCTGTAAAATCAAGCAG GTATGTGAGTGCTGGGACAGCATGGCTAAATGGTGCCTTTAGCAAGGTAGCGAAGGCTGGGCAGGTTGCTGGTACAAAAACAAGAGCAAAGTTCAATTTGGCTGTTTCGAATTTGACTGCTAAG GAATCTCCGATCGCTGTATGA
- the LOC133670012 gene encoding binding partner of ACD11 1-like isoform X3 produces the protein MQTRTVEVRNVSDLASEREVHEFFSFSGEIENIHIQRDNGQSKTAFVTFKDPKALEIALLLSGATIVDQIVAITPVENYVPNHEPQEVRNMDIAIHVVPSEDFSSNVEGKTSPSGSGRVYVSRAQEVVTSMLAKGSAIGQDAMNKAKAFDEKHRLSANASEKVISFDRRVGLTEKLTVGISVVNEKVKSVDQRLHVSDKTMAAIFAAERKINDTGSAVKSSRYVSAGTAWLNGAFSKVAKAGQVAGTKTRAKFNLAVSNLTAKESPIAV, from the exons ATGCAG ACAAGAACAGTAGAAGTGAGGAATGTATCAGATCTTGCTAGTGAGAGAGAAGTTCACGAGTTCTTCTCCTTCTCTGGCGAAATCGAAAACATTCACATCCAACG TGACAATGGGCAATCAAAGACTGCATTTGTTACCTTCAAAGATCCTAAAGCACTTGAAATTGCCTTGTTGTTATCG GGAGCAACTATAGTTGACCAGATAGTGGCTATAACTCCTGTGGAAAATTATGTACCAAATCATGAGCCACAG GAAGTAAGGAATATGGACATCGCTATACATGTAGTTCCTTCTGAAGACTTCTCATCAAATGttgag GGGAAAACTAGCCCTTCAGGCAGCGGAAGAGTCTATGTCAGTAGAGCACAAGAAGTTGTCACAAGTATGCTAGCAAAAGGTTCAGCTATTGGCCAAGATGCAATGAATAAGGCCAAGGCATTTGATGAGAAACATCGCTTGAGTGCCAATGCATCTGAGAAGGTAATTTCATTTGATCGAAGAGTTGGGCTAACAGAGAAATTGACTGTTGGAATTTCGGTAGTTAACGAGAAAGTGAAGTCTGTTGACCAAAGGCTTCATGTATCGGATAAAACAATGGCAGCGATATTTGCAGCTGAAAGGAAGATAAATGACACAGGATCAGCTGTAAAATCAAGCAG GTATGTGAGTGCTGGGACAGCATGGCTAAATGGTGCCTTTAGCAAGGTAGCGAAGGCTGGGCAGGTTGCTGGTACAAAAACAAGAGCAAAGTTCAATTTGGCTGTTTCGAATTTGACTGCTAAG GAATCTCCGATCGCTGTATGA